From a single Methanofollis sp. W23 genomic region:
- a CDS encoding TIGR04013 family B12-binding domain/radical SAM domain-containing protein: MQVNWREITHARNSFAALYAACEGEGFRLRPVKAPEGDVTCYSLNSLNAPHLRVEIASAPCTTIVGGPHATACPMETAAYADYVVVGEGEWTLPRLLHAIKAGEAGEVPGVATREGGICPPDHTVYLPAYPPFSQFKGYLEISRGCPFGCAYCQTPRIFGHRMRHRPVDEIARAATAFRDARFVTPNALAYGSDGVHLRLDRVEKLFQALHKNRIYFGTFPSEVRPECISEEALDLITTYCANRRLHFGAQSGSDRVLKALRRGHTVADVEQALDLCRDHDLLPVVDFIVGLPCDEDEDEAATLSLIREVARNGKPHVHRFIPLPGTPMAGMAPRPLLPETQQALGQLALAGRITGSWDDPERRFFKNHSDVLS, translated from the coding sequence ATGCAGGTGAACTGGCGGGAGATCACCCACGCGAGAAATTCGTTCGCCGCCCTGTACGCCGCCTGCGAAGGCGAGGGGTTCAGGCTCAGGCCGGTAAAGGCCCCTGAGGGCGACGTCACCTGCTACAGTCTCAACTCGCTCAACGCCCCCCATCTCAGGGTCGAGATCGCCTCGGCCCCGTGCACCACCATCGTCGGCGGCCCGCATGCCACGGCCTGTCCGATGGAGACGGCGGCGTACGCCGACTATGTGGTGGTCGGCGAGGGGGAATGGACCCTCCCGCGCCTGTTGCACGCGATCAAGGCCGGTGAAGCCGGAGAGGTGCCGGGCGTGGCCACCAGGGAAGGGGGGATCTGCCCGCCCGACCATACGGTATATCTCCCGGCGTACCCCCCGTTCTCGCAGTTCAAAGGGTATCTTGAGATCTCGCGTGGATGCCCCTTCGGGTGTGCTTACTGCCAGACCCCGCGGATCTTTGGTCACCGGATGCGTCACCGGCCTGTCGACGAGATCGCACGCGCCGCCACGGCGTTCAGGGACGCGCGGTTCGTCACCCCCAATGCCCTTGCCTACGGTTCTGACGGCGTTCACCTGAGACTCGATAGGGTGGAGAAACTCTTCCAGGCCCTCCACAAGAACAGGATCTATTTTGGGACCTTCCCCTCAGAGGTGCGCCCTGAGTGCATCTCAGAGGAGGCGCTCGACCTGATCACCACCTACTGTGCCAACCGGCGTCTCCATTTCGGGGCGCAGTCCGGCTCAGATCGGGTGCTCAAGGCGCTCAGGCGCGGCCACACCGTCGCCGACGTCGAGCAGGCGCTCGACCTCTGCCGGGACCACGACCTCCTCCCGGTGGTCGACTTCATCGTCGGCCTCCCCTGCGACGAGGACGAAGACGAAGCGGCGACACTTTCGCTGATCCGCGAGGTCGCAAGAAACGGCAAGCCCCATGTCCACCGGTTCATCCCGCTTCCTGGAACCCCGATGGCCGGGATGGCGCCGCGGCCTCTCCTCCCCGAGACGCAGCAGGCCCTCGGCCAGCTCGCCCTCGCAGGGAGGATCACAGGATCATGGGACGATCCTGAGAGAAGGTTTTTTAAGAACCATTCAGATGTTCTATCATGA
- a CDS encoding metallophosphoesterase, which produces MTKVLLLADIHGQLGKMDAFLDLKPDFVIIAGDLTQFGPCDLVGKIGSFIDVPCFVVPGNCDPREICDSIERSECVNLHGASFTMGKISMAGIGGSNPTPFDTPFELQEEEIERLITQGTALMDRNVHNVLISHPPPHGVLDLAGDTHVGSTSVRAHLKEFDLVCCAHMHEHKGVVEVDGVKVVNPGPAAEGNCAMLTFGDDPGEITIDLITL; this is translated from the coding sequence ATGACGAAAGTGTTATTGCTGGCTGATATCCATGGCCAGTTGGGCAAAATGGATGCGTTTCTTGACCTGAAGCCCGACTTTGTCATTATTGCCGGTGATCTCACGCAGTTTGGGCCGTGCGACCTGGTCGGCAAGATCGGGTCGTTCATCGACGTCCCTTGCTTCGTGGTGCCCGGCAACTGCGACCCTCGCGAGATCTGCGATTCCATCGAACGCTCCGAGTGCGTCAACCTTCATGGGGCAAGTTTCACGATGGGCAAGATCTCGATGGCAGGGATCGGCGGCTCGAACCCGACCCCCTTCGACACCCCCTTCGAACTCCAGGAAGAGGAGATCGAGCGGTTGATCACGCAGGGCACCGCCTTGATGGACAGAAACGTTCACAACGTGCTCATCTCCCACCCGCCTCCACACGGCGTCCTCGATCTGGCGGGCGACACCCATGTCGGGAGCACGAGCGTCAGGGCCCACCTCAAGGAGTTCGACCTGGTCTGCTGCGCTCACATGCACGAGCACAAGGGCGTCGTCGAGGTGGACGGGGTCAAGGTCGTCAACCCTGGCCCGGCCGCCGAGGGCAACTGCGCCATGCTCACCTTCGGCGACGACCCGGGCGAGATCACGATCGACCTGATCACGCTGTGA
- the cyaB gene encoding class IV adenylate cyclase, which yields MFEVEAKIRVPDLEEIRARLVRVGATTPISSDQRDVYYNHPDRDFRETDEALRLRYEDERCTVTYKGPKCISKSAKAREEFNVTVESGAVMEEVFVRLGFRKSAEVRKHREEFALGTASVALDEVEGLGSYVEIEVMVHDLDAGAEDEIARIKGELGIEGDHIPQSYLELLTA from the coding sequence ATGTTTGAAGTCGAAGCAAAGATACGGGTTCCAGATCTCGAAGAAATACGGGCGCGGCTTGTCAGGGTCGGTGCGACCACGCCGATCTCCAGCGATCAGCGTGACGTCTATTACAACCACCCTGACAGGGACTTCAGGGAGACCGACGAGGCACTCCGTCTCAGGTACGAGGACGAACGGTGCACGGTCACCTACAAAGGTCCGAAGTGTATCTCAAAGAGCGCCAAGGCGCGAGAAGAGTTCAATGTCACCGTCGAGTCGGGGGCGGTGATGGAGGAGGTCTTTGTCCGCCTGGGTTTCAGAAAGAGTGCCGAAGTCAGGAAACACCGGGAGGAGTTCGCTCTTGGGACTGCGTCCGTCGCCCTCGACGAGGTCGAGGGGCTTGGGAGTTATGTCGAGATCGAGGTGATGGTCCATGACCTGGACGCCGGGGCCGAAGACGAGATCGCCCGCATAAAAGGGGAACTGGGGATCGAGGGCGACCACATCCCGCAGTCCTATCTCGAACTTCTCACAGCGTGA
- a CDS encoding DUF126 domain-containing protein, whose protein sequence is MIVKGRGIARGVASGKLLVSDAPLSFLSGVDPETGVIMEEGHPLQGQSIAGTVFAFPYGKGSTVGSYIMYALSRNEKAPAAIINTEAEPIIATGAIMGGIPMVDRLEVALADLPDGTEVTVDGDEGTAAWDA, encoded by the coding sequence GTGATAGTCAAAGGAAGAGGTATTGCAAGAGGCGTAGCGTCTGGAAAATTGTTGGTCTCAGATGCACCGCTCTCGTTCTTATCCGGGGTCGACCCCGAGACCGGCGTCATCATGGAGGAGGGGCACCCCCTCCAGGGACAGTCCATCGCCGGGACAGTCTTTGCCTTCCCGTACGGCAAAGGTTCGACGGTCGGATCATATATTATGTACGCCCTCAGCAGAAACGAAAAAGCCCCGGCGGCGATCATCAACACCGAAGCCGAACCGATCATCGCCACCGGTGCGATCATGGGCGGGATCCCGATGGTCGACCGCCTCGAGGTCGCCCTCGCCGACCTGCCTGACGGGACCGAGGTGACCGTCGACGGCGACGAGGGGACGGCCGCCTGGGACGCATGA
- a CDS encoding DUF6325 family protein, whose translation MAFGPVQLFVIGFEDPDFHGEILEQLRKVREEGLLRLIDLQFVWKDEDGNLTSFEATDLSDEEAARFGAVIGGLIGYGAAGREGARAGAKAGVMAVSERDFGLNEDDLDDISLSIPPNSAAAIMLVEHRWALELRDAVRSAGGVVLTQGMLTPEVLVSVGAELAEAVEAAEEEERKKIPIAAR comes from the coding sequence ATGGCATTTGGACCGGTACAGCTCTTCGTGATCGGGTTTGAGGACCCTGACTTCCACGGGGAGATCCTGGAACAGTTGAGAAAAGTGCGAGAAGAGGGGTTGCTCAGGCTCATCGATCTCCAGTTTGTCTGGAAGGACGAGGACGGGAACCTCACCTCCTTTGAGGCGACCGACCTTTCCGACGAGGAGGCCGCACGCTTCGGCGCCGTCATCGGCGGGCTCATCGGCTATGGCGCCGCCGGACGGGAAGGGGCGCGGGCCGGGGCGAAGGCAGGGGTGATGGCAGTCTCAGAGCGGGACTTCGGGCTGAATGAGGACGACCTCGACGACATCAGTCTCTCGATCCCGCCGAACTCGGCCGCGGCGATCATGCTCGTCGAACACCGCTGGGCGCTTGAGTTGCGGGACGCCGTGAGGTCGGCGGGCGGCGTCGTCCTGACGCAGGGGATGCTGACCCCCGAAGTCCTGGTGAGTGTCGGCGCCGAACTTGCCGAGGCGGTGGAGGCGGCCGAGGAAGAGGAGAGGAAGAAGATCCCGATCGCCGCACGCTGA
- a CDS encoding peptidylprolyl isomerase, producing MAIQEGDVIRLNYIGRIEGEVFDTTIEAEAEKADIKNPKKDYAPIVIRVGSGHVIPGLDEALVGKEIGEENEVEVPAEKGFGPHDPKLVESVSTNNFREKPKPGMRVQTGEREGVVVNVVGKRAVIDFNHPLAGQALSYTYTIEGVVEDVVEKAQGFIKLFSGRDMDVVFEDGVLTVTLPAGINYDKRWTMSRGVVVYQTFEYIEEVKEVVFVESFKRPELPKEEPAEAAAEEPAEAAVEEPAEAPEEAKEEEPAKKPAKKTTKKSTKKPAKKATKKTTKKQAEE from the coding sequence ATGGCAATCCAGGAAGGAGACGTCATCAGACTCAATTATATCGGTCGTATCGAAGGCGAGGTCTTTGACACCACCATCGAGGCCGAGGCCGAGAAGGCAGACATCAAGAACCCGAAGAAGGACTATGCCCCGATCGTCATCCGTGTCGGGAGCGGCCACGTGATCCCGGGGCTTGACGAAGCACTTGTCGGCAAGGAGATCGGCGAGGAGAACGAGGTCGAGGTGCCGGCCGAGAAGGGTTTTGGGCCGCACGACCCAAAGCTCGTCGAGTCGGTGAGCACCAACAACTTCAGAGAGAAGCCCAAACCGGGCATGCGTGTCCAGACCGGTGAGCGCGAGGGCGTTGTCGTCAATGTGGTCGGCAAGCGTGCCGTCATCGACTTCAACCACCCGCTTGCAGGCCAGGCGCTCTCGTACACCTACACGATCGAAGGGGTCGTGGAGGATGTGGTGGAGAAGGCACAGGGCTTCATCAAGCTCTTCTCTGGCCGCGACATGGATGTCGTCTTCGAGGACGGCGTCCTGACCGTGACCCTGCCGGCAGGGATCAACTATGACAAGCGCTGGACCATGTCCCGCGGGGTCGTCGTCTACCAGACCTTCGAGTACATCGAAGAGGTCAAGGAAGTCGTCTTTGTTGAGTCCTTCAAGCGCCCTGAGCTCCCGAAGGAGGAGCCTGCAGAGGCCGCCGCAGAAGAGCCCGCCGAAGCCGCTGTTGAGGAACCGGCAGAGGCTCCAGAAGAGGCGAAGGAGGAAGAACCTGCAAAGAAGCCTGCAAAAAAGACTACGAAGAAGTCTACCAAGAAGCCTGCAAAGAAGGCCACCAAGAAGACTACGAAGAAGCAGGCTGAGGAATAA
- a CDS encoding DUF5804 family protein — protein MHLLLIPREGTDLFHTLFASETSREILRFYRPQKAECGVVIDVISLGAALSLAAELRWYLRRYVALTLLETEPGRYCTLGYARAIDHREINPDRPPEARRHLVVRGGRVREAGADEEGAVEVWALPGEKVSL, from the coding sequence ATGCACCTGCTCCTCATCCCGCGTGAGGGGACCGACCTCTTTCATACTCTTTTTGCATCCGAGACCAGCAGAGAGATACTCAGGTTTTACCGGCCGCAGAAGGCGGAGTGCGGGGTGGTGATCGACGTGATCTCCCTTGGCGCCGCCCTCTCTCTTGCCGCCGAACTGCGGTGGTACCTGCGGCGTTATGTCGCTCTCACCCTCCTCGAAACCGAACCAGGACGCTACTGCACCCTCGGATATGCAAGGGCTATCGACCACCGGGAGATCAATCCCGACCGTCCGCCTGAAGCCCGCCGGCACCTCGTCGTGAGGGGCGGCAGGGTGAGAGAGGCAGGGGCGGACGAGGAGGGCGCCGTCGAGGTCTGGGCATTGCCGGGAGAGAAGGTGTCCCTCTAA
- a CDS encoding MFS transporter: MEGQGGLKKWGVLVVVCLAIFIMVIDTTIMNVSISALVVELDTTVPAIQSVIAIYALIMASFMLFGSRMQDVMGRKRAFLFGVVLYGIGTFVASISWNIGVLLVGWSVFEGVGAVFMMPATATFLTAAYSGRDRAVAFGVWGGVAAAGAAFGPIIGGYLTSFYSWRWAFRLELLVVVVILIASVLLSGSKPTEKFRNLDFVGMALSSAGLFLIVIGILQLKNLGVWRAIPFFIGGGLLLLAIFFWWERRVRRAGGVPLVETALFGDRMFLVGNLVGSLQTAVFAGFLFIIPVFLQSVTGIGAFETGIALLPVSMAVFIVSIGGARFSAVIDSKYLVLIGMALGIWGTVMLRDIFGVETTAEMIIPGSVVFGIGMGLVLSQITNLTLSAAPEEEQTDASGVLNTTKQLGTSVGTALIGVVLLISIFSGLLTAVDASGYFEGMEREEIAAEIDRWVEKMETGTPEEIPAPVLAEAEQVADASISQAMRSSFDAILALLFIGFFASFFIPRVRREGGW; this comes from the coding sequence ATGGAGGGGCAGGGCGGACTGAAGAAATGGGGCGTCCTCGTCGTCGTCTGCCTGGCGATCTTCATCATGGTCATCGACACGACCATCATGAACGTCTCGATCTCGGCCCTGGTCGTCGAACTCGACACCACGGTCCCGGCGATCCAGTCGGTCATCGCGATCTACGCCCTGATCATGGCCTCGTTCATGCTCTTTGGGAGCAGGATGCAGGACGTGATGGGGCGAAAACGTGCCTTTCTTTTTGGGGTGGTGCTGTACGGGATCGGCACCTTCGTCGCCTCGATAAGCTGGAACATCGGGGTGCTGCTCGTCGGGTGGTCGGTCTTCGAAGGAGTCGGGGCGGTCTTTATGATGCCGGCGACGGCCACCTTCCTCACCGCGGCATACTCAGGTCGTGACCGTGCCGTCGCCTTCGGGGTCTGGGGCGGGGTCGCGGCGGCCGGGGCGGCCTTCGGCCCGATCATCGGGGGCTACCTCACCTCATTTTATTCCTGGCGATGGGCCTTCAGGCTCGAACTCCTGGTCGTCGTCGTCATTCTCATCGCTTCGGTCCTCCTCTCTGGTTCAAAACCCACCGAAAAATTCAGGAACCTCGACTTTGTCGGGATGGCGCTTTCCTCGGCAGGGCTCTTTCTCATCGTCATCGGGATCCTCCAGCTCAAAAATCTCGGGGTGTGGAGGGCCATCCCCTTCTTCATCGGGGGCGGACTCCTCCTGCTTGCGATCTTCTTCTGGTGGGAGCGGCGGGTGAGGCGGGCCGGGGGGGTTCCGCTCGTCGAGACCGCGCTCTTCGGTGACCGGATGTTTCTTGTCGGCAACCTTGTCGGCAGTCTGCAGACCGCGGTCTTTGCCGGGTTCCTCTTTATCATCCCGGTCTTTCTCCAGTCGGTCACCGGCATCGGGGCATTCGAGACCGGTATCGCCCTCCTCCCTGTCTCGATGGCCGTCTTCATCGTCTCGATCGGGGGAGCCAGGTTCTCGGCGGTGATCGACTCGAAGTACCTCGTCCTCATCGGGATGGCCCTCGGGATCTGGGGGACGGTGATGCTCAGGGACATCTTCGGTGTGGAAACGACCGCCGAGATGATCATTCCAGGTTCTGTGGTCTTCGGGATCGGGATGGGGCTCGTCCTCTCCCAGATCACCAACCTCACCCTCTCGGCCGCCCCAGAGGAGGAGCAGACCGACGCCTCAGGCGTTCTGAACACGACCAAGCAACTCGGCACCTCGGTGGGGACCGCCCTCATCGGGGTCGTCCTCCTCATCTCGATCTTCTCTGGCCTGCTCACCGCCGTCGATGCCTCGGGCTACTTCGAGGGGATGGAGCGCGAAGAGATCGCGGCCGAGATCGATCGGTGGGTCGAGAAGATGGAGACCGGGACGCCTGAGGAGATCCCGGCGCCTGTGCTTGCCGAGGCCGAGCAGGTCGCGGACGCCTCGATCAGTCAGGCGATGAGGTCTTCGTTCGATGCGATCCTGGCCCTCCTCTTCATAGGATTTTTTGCGTCTTTCTTCATCCCGCGGGTCAGGAGAGAAGGAGGGTGGTGA
- a CDS encoding anaerobic sulfatase maturase → MGQAPQAFHVLAKPTGAICNLACRYCFFLEKEKLYPGSNFRMSDALLEEFLRQYIEAQQVAQVTVAWQGGEPTLMGLDFFRRSVELAEHYKKPGMQVSYTIQTNGTLLDDEWCTFFREHDFLVGISIDGPKEVHDAYRVDRRAQGTFDRVMTGLRCLQEHGVEYNILCTVHTANSTRPLDTYRFFRDEAGAQYLQFIPIVEREDRTAVTDRSVDPVQWGRFLCTVFDEWVRRDVGEVFVQHFDTALAAWAGHPPGLCTFAPTCGAAVALEHNGDLYSCDHFVEPAYLLGNITETPLPVLVGAEKQQRFGREKQDALPDYCRECPHLFACRGGCPKNRFISTPDGDPGLNYLCEGYRIFFSHIERPMQVMAGLLRRGLPADGVMEMRAGEKGEHGVKAAKVGRNDPCPCGSGVKYKKCHGRRRSGESMDR, encoded by the coding sequence ATGGGTCAGGCACCTCAGGCCTTCCATGTGCTCGCCAAACCCACCGGCGCGATCTGCAACCTTGCCTGCCGCTACTGCTTCTTCCTCGAAAAAGAGAAACTCTATCCAGGCAGCAACTTCCGGATGAGCGATGCCCTGCTGGAGGAATTTCTCAGGCAGTACATCGAGGCCCAGCAGGTGGCGCAGGTGACCGTCGCCTGGCAGGGGGGCGAACCGACGCTCATGGGACTCGACTTCTTCCGCCGCTCGGTGGAACTGGCGGAGCACTACAAAAAGCCCGGCATGCAGGTATCTTATACCATCCAGACCAATGGCACGCTCCTCGATGACGAGTGGTGCACTTTCTTCCGTGAGCACGACTTCCTTGTCGGGATCAGCATCGACGGCCCGAAGGAGGTGCACGATGCCTACCGGGTGGACAGGCGGGCTCAGGGGACATTTGACCGGGTGATGACCGGGCTCCGGTGCCTGCAGGAGCACGGGGTGGAATACAACATCCTCTGCACGGTGCACACCGCGAACAGCACCCGCCCCCTCGATACCTACCGCTTCTTCCGCGACGAGGCAGGGGCGCAGTATCTCCAGTTCATCCCCATCGTGGAGCGGGAGGACAGGACCGCGGTCACCGATCGCTCGGTGGACCCGGTGCAATGGGGGCGGTTTCTCTGCACTGTCTTCGACGAGTGGGTGCGGCGGGACGTGGGGGAGGTCTTCGTGCAGCACTTCGACACGGCGCTCGCCGCATGGGCGGGCCACCCTCCTGGCCTCTGCACCTTTGCACCCACCTGCGGGGCCGCAGTCGCGCTCGAACACAACGGCGACCTCTACTCCTGCGACCACTTCGTCGAACCGGCATATCTTCTGGGAAATATCACCGAGACTCCCCTTCCCGTGCTCGTCGGTGCAGAGAAACAGCAGCGGTTCGGGCGGGAGAAGCAGGACGCCCTCCCAGACTACTGCCGGGAATGTCCTCACCTCTTTGCCTGCCGCGGGGGGTGCCCGAAAAACCGTTTCATCTCGACCCCTGACGGCGACCCCGGCCTCAACTATCTCTGTGAAGGCTATCGGATCTTTTTCTCCCATATCGAGCGGCCCATGCAGGTGATGGCCGGTCTTCTCAGGCGGGGACTCCCCGCCGACGGGGTGATGGAGATGCGTGCCGGAGAGAAGGGCGAGCACGGGGTGAAGGCGGCAAAGGTGGGGCGCAACGACCCCTGCCCGTGCGGGAGCGGGGTGAAGTACAAGAAGTGTCACGGGCGTCGAAGATCAGGAGAGTCCATGGACCGGTGA
- a CDS encoding proteasome-activating nucleotidase, which translates to MEDSVVNVSNDNDLYKIQLQEMKAKILDLKMQNELLQKEVNQLRRENNQLKRVPLFVAAVVDKLGDGEVYLRQQGNNQEYITRVNPELYAELKTGMKVAVNNALSIVKTVGTIYDARVRVMELESVPETTFEQIGGLKEEIEEVREAVEYPLTRPEIFEEVGVEPPKGILLHGPPGTGKTLIAKAVAHNAEAEFIRMSGSELVHKFIGEGAQLVRELFTFAREHTPAIVFIDEIDAVASMRTNDGTSGSAEVQRTLMQLLAEMDGFDNRGNVRIMAATNRVDMLDPAILRPGRFDRIIEIPVPDTDSRREIFKIHTAKMNLSGVGIENLLPETEGMTGAEIQAICREAGMRAVRRSARKVEHADFLEAIKKVGHTEKNAPDSRMYI; encoded by the coding sequence ATGGAAGACTCAGTGGTTAACGTCAGCAATGACAATGACCTGTATAAAATTCAGCTTCAGGAGATGAAGGCAAAGATCCTGGATCTGAAGATGCAAAACGAGTTGCTCCAGAAAGAGGTCAACCAGCTGCGCCGGGAGAACAACCAGCTCAAGCGCGTCCCCCTTTTTGTTGCTGCGGTCGTGGACAAACTCGGCGACGGTGAGGTCTACCTCAGGCAGCAGGGCAACAACCAGGAATATATCACCAGGGTCAACCCCGAGCTCTATGCCGAGTTGAAGACCGGAATGAAGGTGGCGGTGAACAACGCCCTCTCCATCGTCAAGACGGTCGGGACCATCTATGACGCCCGCGTGCGGGTGATGGAACTGGAATCTGTCCCTGAGACCACTTTCGAGCAGATAGGCGGACTGAAAGAGGAGATCGAGGAGGTGCGTGAGGCGGTCGAGTACCCGCTCACGAGGCCCGAGATCTTCGAGGAGGTCGGCGTCGAACCCCCGAAGGGCATCCTCCTGCACGGTCCCCCTGGTACCGGCAAGACCCTCATCGCCAAGGCCGTGGCGCATAATGCCGAGGCCGAGTTCATCAGGATGTCGGGCTCTGAACTGGTCCACAAGTTCATCGGCGAGGGCGCCCAGCTTGTGCGGGAACTCTTCACCTTTGCCCGCGAGCACACCCCGGCGATCGTCTTCATCGACGAGATCGATGCGGTGGCAAGCATGCGGACCAACGACGGGACGTCTGGCAGCGCCGAGGTCCAGCGGACGCTGATGCAGCTCCTGGCCGAGATGGACGGCTTTGACAACCGGGGCAATGTGCGGATCATGGCGGCCACCAACCGTGTCGATATGCTCGACCCCGCCATCCTCAGGCCAGGACGGTTCGACCGGATCATCGAGATCCCGGTGCCAGACACCGACTCTCGCCGCGAGATCTTCAAGATCCACACGGCAAAGATGAACCTCTCAGGGGTCGGCATCGAGAACCTGCTCCCCGAGACCGAGGGAATGACCGGCGCCGAGATCCAGGCGATCTGCCGGGAGGCCGGGATGCGTGCGGTCCGCCGGAGCGCCAGGAAGGTGGAGCATGCCGACTTCCTTGAGGCCATCAAGAAGGTCGGGCACACCGAGAAGAACGCACCTGACTCCAGGATGTATATCTAA
- a CDS encoding VTT domain-containing protein, translating into MWLRRAVPFIWVSLVAFGLMAYLRYPECFNLTALEGTTAEHHAVALLVYFLILSIRGLVLVPSTPLLISGIVLFDPLEAFVVSMLGILTSSTLVHCCARHLGFDAVLERRYPEQAGQIRAHLMEHQFPVIAGWSICPVVPTDLVVYLAATLRVPLWKCLVGVGAGEAGLLSLYILILRAVLAA; encoded by the coding sequence ATGTGGCTGCGACGGGCCGTCCCCTTCATCTGGGTCTCGCTTGTCGCCTTCGGCCTCATGGCATATCTGCGGTACCCGGAGTGCTTCAACCTCACCGCCCTCGAGGGCACCACCGCCGAGCACCATGCCGTCGCCCTCCTCGTCTACTTCCTTATCCTCTCGATCAGGGGCCTGGTCCTCGTCCCCTCGACGCCTCTCCTCATCTCGGGGATCGTGCTCTTCGATCCCCTGGAGGCATTTGTCGTGAGCATGCTCGGCATCCTCACCTCCTCCACCCTGGTCCATTGCTGTGCACGGCACCTTGGTTTTGATGCCGTCCTCGAGAGGCGCTACCCCGAGCAGGCCGGGCAGATCAGAGCGCACCTCATGGAACACCAGTTCCCTGTCATCGCCGGGTGGAGCATCTGTCCTGTTGTCCCGACCGACCTCGTCGTCTACCTTGCCGCCACGCTCAGGGTCCCGCTCTGGAAGTGCCTGGTCGGCGTCGGGGCAGGGGAGGCGGGCCTCCTCTCCCTGTACATCCTCATTCTCAGGGCGGTGCTCGCGGCCTGA
- a CDS encoding winged helix-turn-helix transcriptional regulator has product MIPGKKILIALALLVLAASFVGDGAAGPVADADEVAQGTVAAYEEAGSISTTVAVHSPGARDEEILIRAEPPERFRADLLEPVYHDGIGVVVVRDGLLWKYWPPTADFPAMRGATTDTFSDVPGTYLETAVTALRGTTAGEARTAEHDGRPVYLLRTGAPADPWPFPAETEDLRIMIDAGSMEILEVEGLDRDGAVLLTAEFRDMKIGVLLPEDTFAFTPPKSIWQRVPGVTGMPLMDLAFFLSHLLFFAPDLAAVFHAWPYLSYRKVSRENILENRTRRRIYETVRAAPGAHMRMLSRLTRTNIGTLRYHLALLQDTGKIVAARAGGYVRYYENCGRYDESEMKILGSLRNEAKSTIISLLITEPGLSRKEIAAHLGITPQAVSRHLKQLCDDGTVEPGEDGRTVRYRLDARARTFLDDVLAGK; this is encoded by the coding sequence GTGATACCAGGGAAAAAAATACTCATTGCGCTTGCCTTGCTGGTCCTTGCAGCCAGCTTCGTCGGGGACGGTGCGGCAGGACCGGTCGCCGACGCCGATGAGGTCGCCCAGGGAACGGTGGCGGCCTACGAGGAAGCGGGATCCATCTCGACGACGGTGGCGGTGCACAGCCCAGGGGCCCGCGACGAAGAGATCCTGATCAGGGCAGAACCGCCCGAGCGTTTCAGGGCCGACCTCCTGGAACCTGTGTATCACGACGGCATCGGGGTCGTCGTCGTACGTGACGGCCTTCTGTGGAAATACTGGCCGCCGACCGCCGATTTCCCGGCGATGAGAGGCGCCACAACAGACACCTTCTCGGACGTTCCGGGCACATATCTTGAGACCGCCGTCACCGCGCTCAGGGGCACGACCGCTGGCGAGGCGCGGACGGCAGAGCATGACGGCCGCCCTGTCTATCTGCTCCGGACCGGAGCGCCGGCGGACCCCTGGCCGTTTCCCGCAGAGACTGAAGATCTCAGGATCATGATCGACGCCGGGAGTATGGAGATTCTTGAAGTCGAAGGGCTTGACCGGGACGGGGCGGTACTCCTGACCGCGGAGTTCAGGGACATGAAGATCGGCGTCCTCCTCCCTGAGGACACCTTTGCCTTCACTCCTCCGAAGAGCATCTGGCAGAGGGTTCCCGGGGTGACCGGCATGCCGCTCATGGACCTGGCCTTCTTCCTCTCTCATCTCCTCTTCTTTGCTCCAGATCTTGCCGCTGTCTTCCATGCCTGGCCCTATCTCAGCTACCGCAAGGTTTCCAGAGAGAATATCCTCGAGAACAGGACCAGACGACGGATCTACGAGACGGTCAGAGCAGCGCCGGGCGCCCATATGCGCATGCTCTCCAGGCTGACCAGGACAAACATCGGCACCCTCCGCTATCATCTTGCACTCCTCCAGGATACCGGCAAGATCGTCGCCGCACGTGCCGGAGGGTATGTACGCTACTATGAGAACTGCGGCAGATACGATGAGAGCGAGATGAAGATCCTCGGGTCTCTCAGGAATGAGGCGAAGAGCACGATCATTTCCCTTCTTATCACAGAACCAGGACTCAGTCGCAAAGAGATCGCCGCACACCTCGGGATCACGCCCCAGGCGGTCTCCAGACATCTGAAACAACTCTGCGACGACGGGACCGTGGAACCTGGAGAAGATGGACGCACCGTCAGGTACCGTCTTGATGCACGGGCCAGGACCTTTCTCGATGACGTCCTGGCAGGAAAGTAA